The Acidianus manzaensis genome has a window encoding:
- a CDS encoding 4Fe-4S dicluster domain-containing protein: MGIDPNYRTNRPVVKQENGVKVYGPIDPPKILGIHGTIVGVDFDLCIADGSCITACPVDVFHWTDTPGHPASEKKADPVNEQACIFCMACVNVCPVAAIDVKPP, from the coding sequence ATGGGAATAGATCCTAATTATAGGACAAATAGACCAGTAGTCAAACAAGAAAATGGTGTAAAAGTATATGGTCCAATAGATCCGCCAAAAATACTCGGAATTCACGGTACTATTGTTGGAGTAGATTTTGACTTATGCATTGCTGATGGTTCATGCATAACAGCTTGTCCTGTCGATGTATTTCATTGGACTGATACTCCAGGACATCCAGCATCAGAGAAAAAGGCTGATCCAGTTAATGAACAAGCTTGTATATTCTGTATGGCCTGCGTTAACGTATGTCCAGTAGCAGCAATAGACGTAAAACCACCATGA
- a CDS encoding hydrogenase maturation protease: MRILIAGIGNIFSKDDGCGSYVAQALQGCINGVDIIDFGTGGLQIIDKMLEYDFIIFIDAGDIEKDVQMLEINENALDSDELVQTVLTMSLGSSHGITLDDILTIFKIRKFSGKIIFILCKPYSLDLGLGLTEQCKENAIKTIRELNKFLRENFEIAIDTNKAEKNLEKILEKIT, translated from the coding sequence ATGAGAATATTAATAGCAGGAATAGGAAACATATTTTCTAAAGATGATGGATGTGGAAGTTATGTTGCACAAGCATTACAAGGATGCATTAATGGAGTTGACATTATAGATTTCGGTACAGGAGGATTACAAATAATTGATAAAATGCTAGAATACGATTTTATAATCTTCATAGATGCAGGAGATATAGAAAAAGATGTTCAAATGCTTGAAATAAACGAAAATGCATTAGACTCCGATGAATTAGTACAAACAGTGTTAACAATGTCACTTGGAAGCTCGCATGGAATAACATTAGATGATATACTAACAATATTTAAAATTAGAAAATTTTCTGGTAAAATTATATTCATTTTATGCAAGCCTTATTCATTAGATCTAGGATTAGGATTAACAGAACAGTGTAAAGAAAATGCGATAAAAACAATAAGAGAACTAAATAAATTTCTCAGAGAAAATTTTGAAATTGCAATAGATACAAATAAGGCAGAAAAAAACTTAGAAAAAATTCTGGAAAAAATAACATAA
- a CDS encoding metallophosphoesterase family protein, which produces MGLQTKILFVSDIHGSEVVFKKALNASKMFSTNYLIFGGDIFSKDFILILKKGNILLTDDKEVSLNELEENYKTKGIAPLFFESKDEIDEFIKNQNFRKEKILDFVKGQADDWIKIYEEKTRNSDVKVIWNLGNDDPLELDDYLKEHGIDISEDKILEIGNDYLLVSCGYVNPTPWNTYRELPDTTLYNKIKDKLKKVENPEYAIFNFHAPPFNTKLDLAEINNKRVHVGSQTVRKIIEEYNPLLGLHGHIHESSATDKIGNTKIVNPGSSYKDGILNYSIILLEKESKGFGRVFFKKSEVKGISLGRG; this is translated from the coding sequence ATGGGACTTCAAACAAAAATTCTTTTCGTTTCTGATATTCATGGTTCTGAAGTGGTATTCAAGAAGGCTTTGAATGCTTCTAAAATGTTTTCTACAAATTATCTTATATTTGGAGGAGACATATTCTCTAAAGATTTCATTCTAATTCTTAAAAAAGGGAATATACTGCTTACTGATGATAAAGAAGTATCATTAAATGAATTAGAAGAAAATTATAAGACTAAAGGAATAGCTCCTCTCTTCTTTGAGTCAAAGGACGAGATAGATGAATTTATAAAAAATCAAAATTTTAGGAAAGAAAAGATCTTGGATTTTGTAAAAGGACAAGCGGATGATTGGATAAAAATTTACGAAGAAAAAACTCGTAATTCAGACGTAAAAGTAATCTGGAATTTAGGTAACGATGATCCTTTGGAATTAGATGATTATCTTAAAGAACATGGAATTGATATATCAGAAGATAAAATTTTAGAAATTGGCAACGATTATCTTTTAGTCAGTTGTGGTTACGTTAATCCTACTCCTTGGAACACTTACAGAGAATTACCTGATACTACATTATATAATAAGATAAAGGATAAGTTGAAAAAAGTTGAAAATCCAGAATATGCAATATTTAATTTTCATGCACCACCATTCAATACAAAACTAGATTTAGCTGAAATTAATAACAAAAGAGTTCACGTAGGTTCACAAACCGTAAGAAAAATAATAGAAGAATATAATCCATTATTAGGTTTACACGGGCATATTCATGAATCTTCTGCTACTGACAAAATAGGGAATACAAAAATAGTCAATCCTGGTAGTTCTTATAAAGATGGAATATTAAACTATTCCATAATTTTATTGGAAAAAGAAAGTAAAGGATTTGGTAGAGTATTTTTCAAAAAATCTGAAGTAAAAGGAATATCATTAGGTAGAGGATAA
- a CDS encoding nickel-dependent hydrogenase large subunit, translated as MLNPLDLEVIDLEVYVEGGKVINAKSSGNKLRNYEKMFLNKDARSLYNIIPRVLATCAQSHVYAYANAVSSTNLEASKYMVMLEIIESHLRHPYVYWFPYLGGVEYQFPSGQKFARISKLSREIKGLMEKIGGKWPSIDYLSNKKISIRKDEILSIISGFEKEVIGMDLDSFLNLTEISELKGDLKLLKDVPLRRAGIDNYLVIGFPFLGNFNLEYLSDFGTYVLYNGTYVEVGPLAQALTFDKMVKNLHNKYGPSPLLRELSRIRVIAYLLKMFSDLDYYSDEFKVNKGTGIGIVESIRGSLIHKVSIDEDYKVSNYSIIQPTTFNASPGGALEKAVEGIPIDPKNPWELSLAVSSLDSCFVTEVKVYEKDKMILKKRIGGFC; from the coding sequence GTGTTAAATCCGTTAGATTTGGAAGTTATAGATTTAGAAGTTTATGTGGAAGGAGGTAAGGTAATAAATGCTAAATCTTCTGGAAATAAATTAAGAAATTATGAAAAAATGTTTTTGAACAAAGATGCTAGGAGTCTTTATAATATAATACCTAGAGTATTAGCTACTTGTGCACAATCTCACGTTTATGCTTACGCTAATGCAGTTAGTTCAACTAATCTTGAAGCATCAAAATATATGGTAATGCTGGAAATTATAGAAAGTCATTTAAGACATCCTTATGTTTATTGGTTTCCTTACTTAGGTGGTGTAGAGTATCAATTTCCGTCTGGACAAAAATTTGCAAGAATTTCAAAATTATCAAGAGAAATAAAGGGATTAATGGAAAAGATTGGAGGAAAATGGCCATCAATTGACTATTTGTCTAATAAAAAAATTTCAATAAGGAAAGATGAGATATTAAGTATAATTTCTGGATTTGAAAAAGAAGTTATAGGAATGGATTTGGATAGTTTTCTAAATTTGACTGAAATTAGTGAGTTGAAAGGTGATCTAAAGTTATTGAAAGATGTACCTTTAAGACGAGCTGGGATAGATAATTATTTAGTGATAGGCTTTCCTTTTTTAGGCAATTTTAACCTAGAATATTTATCAGATTTTGGAACTTATGTGCTGTATAATGGAACTTATGTTGAAGTAGGCCCATTAGCTCAAGCCTTAACTTTCGATAAAATGGTTAAGAATTTACATAATAAATATGGCCCTTCTCCTCTATTGAGAGAACTAAGTAGAATTAGAGTAATAGCATATCTTTTGAAAATGTTTTCTGACTTAGATTATTATTCAGATGAATTTAAAGTAAATAAAGGTACAGGAATCGGTATTGTTGAATCAATAAGGGGTTCATTAATTCATAAGGTTTCTATTGACGAAGATTATAAAGTTAGTAATTATAGCATAATACAACCTACTACTTTTAATGCTTCTCCCGGTGGAGCTTTAGAGAAGGCTGTAGAAGGTATTCCAATAGATCCTAAAAATCCTTGGGAATTGTCTTTAGCTGTTAGTTCTTTAGATTCTTGTTTTGTAACTGAGGTAAAGGTTTATGAAAAGGATAAAATGATTCTTAAGAAAAGGATAGGAGGTTTTTGTTAA
- a CDS encoding metallophosphoesterase family protein: protein MGLFRRKTPDGVDNKSQLRILFTSDLHASDIAFRKFLNAGKMYKADILIIGGDLAGKSLIPIIDLGGRYEVEGMEVGKEGLNEVIQNIRASGNYYIITDKKGYDELSNDKKKVDEAFKTAIQERLKEWIQIAEEKYKDYKSPYGTVPLYFNLGNDDPMYMFDVVTEDALFKRTEDFIIPIGNFEMVSYGYVNPTPWNTYREKGEEEIYKELKTVMNKVKDPSKVILNTHAPPYESNLDNAPLLDKDLKPVVKGGDIVMTHVGSKSVRKIIEEYKPALGIHGHIHESKAFDKVAGTLVINPGSEYSSGIFHGVYIVLEGDKVKTHQFITG from the coding sequence ATGGGATTATTTAGAAGAAAAACTCCTGATGGCGTAGACAATAAAAGTCAATTAAGAATTTTATTCACTAGTGATTTGCACGCATCAGACATAGCTTTTAGGAAATTTTTGAATGCAGGTAAAATGTATAAGGCAGATATATTAATAATAGGAGGAGATTTAGCTGGTAAATCTCTAATTCCTATAATTGATTTAGGTGGTAGATATGAAGTAGAAGGAATGGAAGTAGGGAAAGAGGGATTAAATGAAGTGATACAAAATATAAGAGCTTCAGGAAATTACTATATTATTACTGACAAGAAAGGTTATGATGAACTAAGTAATGACAAAAAGAAAGTCGATGAAGCATTCAAAACTGCAATTCAAGAACGATTGAAAGAATGGATACAGATAGCAGAAGAAAAATATAAGGATTACAAAAGCCCTTACGGAACAGTCCCTTTATACTTCAACCTAGGGAATGACGATCCTATGTATATGTTCGATGTAGTTACTGAAGATGCATTATTTAAACGTACTGAAGACTTCATAATACCAATAGGCAATTTTGAAATGGTTTCATATGGTTATGTAAATCCTACTCCTTGGAATACCTATAGAGAAAAAGGCGAAGAAGAAATTTACAAAGAATTAAAAACTGTTATGAATAAAGTTAAGGATCCTTCTAAAGTAATTTTAAACACTCATGCACCTCCATACGAAAGTAATTTAGATAACGCTCCTTTACTTGATAAAGACTTAAAACCAGTAGTCAAAGGAGGAGATATTGTTATGACTCATGTAGGATCAAAAAGTGTAAGGAAAATTATCGAAGAATACAAGCCTGCACTAGGTATTCATGGACACATTCACGAATCTAAAGCATTTGATAAAGTAGCAGGTACGCTAGTAATAAATCCAGGTAGCGAATACTCTTCTGGTATATTCCATGGAGTTTATATTGTCCTAGAAGGAGATAAGGTAAAAACACATCAATTTATTACAGGATAA
- a CDS encoding APC family permease, with amino-acid sequence MASKKLAPNVFLRQSSGLVRDVSPWPSLLATWALVTGGVPILILEWLWLGPGANWPLAYTMTLVPTLGMAFLFYLAGASMPRSGGDYVFNSRATHPALGFANYWALFIAFVLSQGYYSYLGASWLGYLFTGLGIYYHNSLFLSIGGFFGLKLGRILWGIIVGTIITSLIAIPVRFHWKFIAIAGAISVITTIVMFAALLMINPSSFSSSLASFTGIKDAYTEVISNASSNGLTFVGPFYGALLAIPAIWYYYTWYNLPASWAGEMKKVRFNVFLSIIVGVIMIAVYYILYTQVNIMAFGEKFLTSYSYIYCNGYSDPVVNSLSSLGTFTPFYALLVLGNPIIYILMFIAIWLPNYYSGPPLVLGLSRYLFSWSFDRIMPSWMADVDSRLNAPIKAILLIMALSGIGVVLYAYLPVLSLVDVTVAFEISYAIFAISAALMPYIRKDVYETTMIIKKKILGIPLVTLVGVPTFAFLVFATYITWGNPIILPINIPTILSLVGMYASGFIIYYAARAYNKRKGVEIDLAFKEIPPD; translated from the coding sequence ATGGCTTCTAAAAAACTAGCTCCAAACGTATTCTTAAGGCAATCTTCAGGACTAGTTAGAGATGTAAGCCCTTGGCCATCACTATTAGCTACGTGGGCTCTGGTTACGGGAGGAGTACCAATATTAATTTTAGAATGGTTATGGTTAGGTCCAGGTGCTAATTGGCCATTAGCTTATACTATGACTTTAGTTCCTACGTTAGGAATGGCATTCCTATTTTATTTAGCCGGAGCCTCCATGCCTAGATCTGGAGGAGATTACGTATTTAACAGTAGGGCAACCCATCCTGCATTAGGATTTGCAAACTATTGGGCTCTCTTTATAGCTTTCGTATTATCTCAAGGATATTATTCCTATCTGGGAGCTTCTTGGTTAGGATATTTATTTACTGGTCTAGGAATATATTATCATAATTCCTTGTTTTTAAGTATAGGAGGATTTTTTGGATTAAAATTAGGAAGAATTCTGTGGGGAATAATAGTAGGTACTATAATAACTAGCTTAATAGCTATACCCGTAAGATTTCATTGGAAATTCATAGCAATAGCAGGAGCAATTAGTGTAATTACTACTATAGTAATGTTTGCTGCATTATTAATGATAAATCCTTCTTCCTTCTCTTCTTCACTAGCTTCTTTTACTGGAATCAAAGATGCTTACACAGAAGTAATTTCAAATGCATCATCAAACGGATTAACATTTGTAGGACCATTTTATGGTGCTTTATTGGCTATTCCAGCAATTTGGTATTATTACACATGGTATAATTTACCAGCATCTTGGGCAGGAGAAATGAAAAAAGTAAGATTTAACGTATTTCTTTCAATAATAGTTGGAGTAATAATGATTGCAGTATATTACATTTTATATACACAAGTAAATATAATGGCGTTCGGAGAGAAATTTCTAACATCGTACTCGTACATTTACTGCAATGGATACTCAGATCCAGTTGTTAATTCTTTATCTTCATTAGGAACTTTTACGCCTTTTTACGCGCTCCTTGTTTTAGGAAATCCAATAATATACATATTAATGTTCATAGCAATATGGTTACCAAACTACTACAGCGGACCACCTTTAGTTCTTGGATTATCTAGATACTTATTCTCTTGGTCATTTGATAGAATAATGCCTTCCTGGATGGCAGATGTTGACAGTAGACTAAATGCGCCTATCAAAGCTATCCTACTTATTATGGCGCTTTCTGGTATAGGAGTAGTTCTTTATGCTTACTTGCCAGTATTATCTTTAGTTGACGTAACTGTAGCCTTCGAAATAAGTTATGCCATATTTGCTATATCAGCAGCACTAATGCCTTATATAAGGAAAGACGTTTATGAAACTACAATGATAATCAAAAAGAAAATACTAGGAATACCATTAGTTACTTTAGTAGGAGTACCCACGTTTGCATTTTTAGTATTTGCTACGTATATTACCTGGGGAAATCCAATAATATTACCAATAAACATACCTACTATCTTGTCATTAGTCGGGATGTACGCTTCAGGATTCATAATATATTATGCAGCAAGAGCATATAATAAAAGAAAAGGAGTAGAAATTGACTTAGCATTCAAAGAAATTCCACCAGATTAA
- a CDS encoding HypC/HybG/HupF family hydrogenase formation chaperone, whose translation MCLSFPAKVVDIQDLIVFVDYGNNTIEPVINNMVDDLNPGDYVVISYGMIIQKISKEEYDEMIKYETEMAKVLANNE comes from the coding sequence ATGTGCTTAAGCTTTCCTGCAAAGGTAGTTGATATACAAGACTTAATAGTATTCGTAGACTATGGAAATAATACAATAGAGCCAGTAATAAATAATATGGTAGATGACTTAAATCCTGGAGACTATGTAGTAATAAGTTATGGCATGATAATACAAAAAATATCTAAAGAAGAATATGATGAAATGATAAAATACGAAACAGAAATGGCAAAGGTGCTAGCTAATAATGAGTGA
- a CDS encoding nickel-dependent hydrogenase large subunit has product MIGLNEKIISPLNRVEGDLDLKVELKGNKVVKAYPMSRLFRGIEIILKNKSPMDSLVITPRVCGICGGSHLYSTVRALDMAYKAEVPPNGVLIRNIMSLAEMGQNDVRHTYLMFLIDSVNKKYESFPFYKDMVLRWAPFYGSSYKEAVKWSKKYTEIYAIFGGQWPHGSSMVPGGVTAEPYPDDIMKAKAIIKEISSELVEKVMIGGPTEQFLSVKSMKDLNQWCEDYPNGDICKIWIYGKEMKWDKLGKGSDYLMSFGHVPLDEKYNQENPELMFKSGILNLNNFETLQLNQENFLEFVSKSYYTYSSGDIGLHPFQGETNPIPPISKDKYTFTKAFRYKLKDKLIAPEVGALSMLAVGGNDLILDLLKHLGTNVLLREIARFIRIVLINKIIEEQLEKYKFGEPTYKKPDEVKDSQGYGLIEASRGSLGHWIVIKDGKIQNYQIITPTQINMGPEDPYGNLSHMSLALVGTEVENIDNPIEVAHIVRSHDACMVCNVHFFDNKEKMVLKL; this is encoded by the coding sequence GTGATTGGATTGAATGAAAAAATTATAAGCCCATTAAATAGGGTTGAGGGAGATCTAGATTTAAAAGTAGAATTGAAAGGAAATAAAGTAGTTAAAGCATATCCAATGTCAAGATTATTTAGAGGAATAGAAATAATATTAAAAAATAAATCTCCAATGGATTCTTTGGTAATAACTCCTAGAGTATGTGGAATATGTGGAGGATCACATTTGTATTCTACTGTAAGAGCTTTAGATATGGCTTACAAGGCTGAAGTGCCACCAAATGGTGTACTCATTAGAAATATAATGTCATTAGCAGAAATGGGACAGAATGATGTAAGGCATACGTACTTAATGTTCTTAATTGATAGTGTAAATAAAAAATACGAAAGCTTCCCATTTTACAAGGACATGGTGTTAAGATGGGCTCCATTCTATGGATCATCGTACAAAGAAGCAGTAAAGTGGTCAAAAAAATATACAGAAATATACGCTATATTTGGTGGACAATGGCCACATGGATCTTCAATGGTTCCTGGAGGAGTTACAGCAGAACCATATCCTGACGATATAATGAAAGCTAAAGCTATAATAAAGGAAATTTCCTCTGAACTAGTAGAAAAAGTAATGATTGGAGGACCAACAGAACAATTCCTTTCCGTAAAGAGTATGAAGGATCTGAATCAATGGTGTGAAGACTATCCAAATGGAGATATATGTAAAATTTGGATTTATGGAAAAGAAATGAAATGGGATAAGTTAGGAAAAGGATCAGATTATCTAATGTCTTTTGGGCATGTCCCATTAGACGAAAAATACAATCAAGAAAATCCAGAATTAATGTTCAAAAGCGGAATTTTAAATCTTAACAATTTCGAAACATTGCAACTTAATCAAGAAAATTTTCTGGAATTTGTATCTAAATCATACTACACTTATTCTTCCGGAGATATTGGATTACATCCATTTCAAGGAGAAACAAATCCCATACCACCAATTAGTAAAGATAAGTATACTTTTACTAAAGCATTTAGATATAAATTGAAAGACAAATTAATAGCCCCAGAAGTAGGAGCACTGTCAATGTTAGCAGTAGGAGGAAATGATCTAATTTTAGATTTACTAAAGCATTTAGGTACTAATGTATTATTAAGAGAAATTGCCAGATTTATAAGAATAGTATTAATAAATAAGATAATAGAGGAACAATTAGAAAAATATAAATTTGGAGAACCAACTTATAAAAAACCTGATGAAGTAAAAGATTCTCAAGGTTATGGTTTAATAGAAGCATCAAGAGGTTCATTAGGACATTGGATAGTTATCAAAGATGGAAAAATACAAAATTATCAAATAATAACACCAACACAAATAAATATGGGACCAGAAGATCCTTATGGTAATTTAAGCCACATGAGTTTAGCGTTAGTAGGCACAGAAGTAGAAAACATAGATAATCCAATAGAAGTAGCACACATAGTACGTTCGCATGATGCTTGCATGGTATGTAATGTTCATTTCTTTGATAATAAAGAAAAAATGGTATTAAAACTTTAA
- a CDS encoding cyclic nucleotide-binding/CBS domain-containing protein: protein MVSKKSINSYLIYPNSSIQDIIEKMKENEILILVDKFKKPLGFITKDYLKKLDYNDIDLEKIAYKTIVTIKGDEDPIDLLNLMVRNKLKFLVKTDNGKIKDIITARDVLRQIEKEIDF from the coding sequence ATGGTTTCAAAAAAATCTATAAACTCATACTTAATATACCCAAATTCTTCTATTCAAGATATTATAGAAAAGATGAAAGAAAATGAAATATTAATTTTAGTGGATAAATTTAAAAAACCCTTAGGTTTCATAACTAAAGATTATCTAAAAAAATTAGATTATAATGACATTGATCTAGAAAAAATTGCATACAAGACTATAGTAACTATAAAAGGAGACGAAGATCCTATAGATTTATTAAACTTAATGGTAAGAAATAAACTAAAATTTTTAGTTAAAACAGATAATGGTAAAATAAAAGATATAATAACAGCAAGGGATGTATTAAGGCAAATAGAGAAAGAAATAGATTTTTAA
- a CDS encoding DUF1453 family protein, translated as MINSTQLTDIYLAVFAVIIFLSSLRSIRGRKYKLGKLFLRPILYLLLGAFLAFSDLFLFPIYIFLLFLIFSIIFGVLIGLKLGKATVFYKNSELYYKRSLVTYIIWLILFLGRISIEILGSVNDLELVILDSMLMLSAGLLIGESYQVITFVRKMKKYEI; from the coding sequence ATGATAAATTCTACTCAATTAACAGACATTTATTTAGCTGTATTTGCAGTAATAATTTTTCTTAGTTCACTAAGGAGTATTAGAGGAAGAAAATATAAGCTAGGCAAATTATTTTTAAGACCAATCTTATATTTATTACTTGGTGCTTTTTTAGCTTTTTCTGATTTATTTCTTTTTCCTATTTATATCTTCTTATTGTTTCTTATTTTTTCTATAATTTTTGGAGTACTTATTGGATTGAAATTAGGGAAAGCCACAGTATTCTATAAAAATTCGGAATTATATTATAAAAGAAGTTTAGTAACTTATATCATTTGGTTAATCCTATTCTTAGGGAGAATTTCTATAGAAATTTTAGGTTCAGTAAATGATCTAGAATTGGTAATCCTTGATTCAATGCTTATGCTTTCTGCTGGTCTCTTGATTGGAGAATCATACCAAGTAATTACTTTTGTAAGAAAAATGAAAAAATATGAAATTTAA
- a CDS encoding HypC/HybG/HupF family hydrogenase formation chaperone, which yields MSEYDPYDMALIGKIIKIEKNTALVDFNGIKRDIELGLVEAKEGDYILVHAGYAIKVIDEKDMTDNIRKIINKLNE from the coding sequence ATGAGTGAATACGATCCTTATGATATGGCATTAATAGGAAAAATTATTAAAATAGAAAAAAATACTGCTCTAGTAGATTTTAACGGAATAAAAAGAGATATAGAATTAGGACTAGTTGAAGCTAAAGAAGGAGATTATATACTAGTACATGCAGGATACGCAATAAAAGTAATAGATGAGAAAGACATGACTGATAATATTAGAAAAATCATTAATAAGCTAAATGAATAA